In Marinicauda algicola, one DNA window encodes the following:
- a CDS encoding alpha-amylase family glycosyl hydrolase, with protein MIDPRWTSLMAGLALAACSADEEQARTLADAAPPHTPEPYVQVTHPEWTRDAVIYQINTRQFTREGTFAAAAGELPRLAGLGVDILWLMPVQPIGEVNRKGPLGSPYSIADYTGVNPELGTLDELKAFIDEAHALGMHVILDWVANHTAWDNPLVAEHPEWYSRNWAGEMQPPPGTDWSDVVDLDYSHAGLREYMSDAMAFWVREVGFDGFRADVAGFVPLDFWEDVRAELDAIKPVFMLAEWETRDLHAHAFDATYAWSWWNRMHDIAQGRADAGAIRGWYFYDHHNTWPEDGYRMVFVSNHDKNAWEATQFEAFGEMLEAAIVLSVTGEGLPMIYNGQEAGNTDRLAFFERDPIQWREHPIGDLYRSLFALKEETSALWNGSAGAKMVDVPNSAPARVLSFVRRNMEGGVFVVLNLSGEAREVTFGTGPHHGAYTDRFSGERLEVGATTALALEPWGWRVLVLDTPGE; from the coding sequence ATGATCGATCCGAGATGGACGAGCCTGATGGCAGGCCTCGCCCTCGCGGCCTGCTCGGCCGATGAGGAGCAGGCCCGTACCCTGGCCGACGCCGCCCCGCCCCACACGCCCGAACCGTACGTGCAGGTGACCCACCCGGAGTGGACCCGCGATGCGGTGATCTACCAGATCAACACGCGCCAGTTCACGCGCGAGGGGACGTTCGCGGCCGCCGCCGGCGAGCTGCCGCGCCTCGCCGGGCTGGGCGTCGACATACTCTGGCTGATGCCGGTCCAGCCGATCGGCGAGGTCAACCGCAAGGGCCCGCTCGGCAGCCCGTACTCCATCGCCGACTACACCGGCGTCAATCCCGAACTCGGCACGCTGGACGAGCTGAAAGCCTTCATCGACGAGGCCCACGCGCTGGGCATGCACGTCATCCTGGACTGGGTCGCCAACCACACCGCCTGGGACAACCCGCTCGTCGCCGAGCATCCCGAATGGTATTCGCGCAACTGGGCCGGCGAGATGCAGCCCCCGCCCGGCACCGACTGGAGCGACGTCGTCGACCTCGACTATTCGCACGCCGGGCTTCGCGAATACATGAGCGATGCCATGGCCTTCTGGGTGCGCGAGGTGGGCTTCGACGGCTTCCGCGCGGATGTGGCCGGCTTCGTGCCGCTCGATTTCTGGGAGGACGTGCGCGCCGAGCTCGACGCGATCAAGCCGGTCTTCATGCTGGCCGAGTGGGAGACCCGCGACCTGCATGCGCACGCCTTCGATGCGACCTATGCCTGGAGCTGGTGGAACCGGATGCACGACATCGCGCAGGGCCGCGCCGATGCCGGCGCGATCCGCGGCTGGTATTTCTACGATCATCACAACACCTGGCCGGAAGACGGCTACCGCATGGTCTTCGTGTCCAACCACGACAAGAATGCCTGGGAGGCCACCCAGTTCGAGGCCTTCGGGGAGATGCTGGAAGCCGCGATCGTGCTCTCGGTCACCGGCGAGGGCCTGCCGATGATCTATAACGGCCAGGAGGCGGGAAACACCGACCGCCTCGCCTTCTTCGAGCGCGATCCGATCCAGTGGCGCGAACATCCGATCGGCGATCTCTACCGCTCGCTCTTCGCCCTGAAGGAGGAGACGAGCGCGCTCTGGAACGGCTCGGCCGGGGCGAAGATGGTCGATGTGCCCAACTCCGCGCCCGCGCGCGTGCTCAGCTTCGTGCGGCGCAACATGGAAGGCGGCGTGTTCGTCGTGCTGAACCTGTCCGGCGAGGCCCGCGAGGTCACGTTCGGGACGGGCCCCCATCACGGCGCCTACACCGACCGGTTCTCCGGCGAGCGCCTGGAGGTCGGCGCGACAACCGCCCTCGCGCTGGAGCCGTGGGGCTGGCGCGTGCTCGTGCTCGACACGCCCGGCGAGTGA
- a CDS encoding sodium/sugar symporter has translation MALEFLDLAIVAAYAVILVALALFVSREKAGHVKDSQDYFLAGRALPWWAVGASLIAANISAEQIIGQSGQGYVVGLAIAAYEWQAAIVLLVVAKFFLPIFLKREIYTMPQFLDQRFGSGVKSVMAVFWIVLYTAVNLTAVLWLGALAINGLTGLAVWPAMAALAAFAVIYSLYGGLKAVALTDIIQVVILIVGGAVITWVALSLVADGGGPVAGFAILLSELPGHFEMILPRDHASYGDLPGIWTLLGGLWVLHFSYWGFNQYIIQRALGAKSLDEARKGLAFAAFLKLLIPLIVVVPGIAALYLAQEGRLDPALLAARPDSTYGVLMTLVPGGLRGLVFAALIAAIVSSLASMMNSISTIFTMDIYRALRPNGQRGHYVLVGRITAFAAILIALLLAQPFLGGFESAFQTIQEYTGFIAPGVVAVFLLGFFWKRMNTPGAFGVLAGSVGLSFVFWLMAGNGSLELPFVIRIWIVFLACLALGVIVSLITPAPREDRPVDLSGIRFATTGGFNVAGIAIIAILALIYGVFW, from the coding sequence ATGGCATTGGAATTTCTCGATCTTGCGATCGTTGCGGCGTATGCGGTGATCCTTGTTGCGCTTGCGCTTTTCGTGAGCCGTGAGAAGGCGGGCCACGTGAAGGACAGCCAGGACTATTTCCTGGCCGGCCGGGCCCTGCCCTGGTGGGCGGTGGGGGCCTCGCTGATCGCGGCGAACATCTCGGCCGAGCAGATCATCGGCCAGTCCGGTCAGGGCTATGTCGTGGGCCTGGCGATCGCGGCCTACGAGTGGCAGGCCGCCATCGTGCTGCTGGTCGTGGCGAAATTCTTCCTGCCGATCTTCCTGAAGCGCGAGATCTACACCATGCCGCAATTCCTCGACCAGCGGTTCGGGTCGGGGGTCAAGTCGGTGATGGCGGTGTTCTGGATCGTGCTCTACACCGCGGTGAACCTGACCGCGGTGCTCTGGCTCGGGGCGCTGGCGATCAACGGGCTGACCGGGCTCGCGGTGTGGCCGGCCATGGCGGCGCTCGCGGCCTTTGCCGTGATCTACTCGCTCTATGGCGGGCTGAAGGCGGTGGCGCTGACCGACATCATCCAGGTCGTGATCCTGATCGTGGGCGGGGCGGTGATCACCTGGGTGGCGCTCTCCCTGGTCGCGGACGGGGGCGGGCCGGTGGCCGGCTTCGCCATCCTCCTGTCCGAGCTGCCCGGCCATTTCGAGATGATCCTGCCGCGCGACCATGCCAGCTACGGCGACCTGCCGGGCATCTGGACGCTGCTGGGCGGGCTGTGGGTGCTGCATTTCTCCTACTGGGGCTTCAACCAGTACATCATCCAGCGCGCGCTCGGCGCGAAGTCGCTCGACGAGGCGCGCAAGGGCCTCGCCTTCGCGGCCTTCCTCAAGCTGCTGATCCCGCTCATCGTGGTCGTGCCCGGCATCGCGGCGCTGTATCTCGCGCAGGAAGGCCGGCTCGACCCGGCCCTGCTCGCGGCGCGGCCGGATTCCACCTACGGCGTGCTGATGACGCTGGTGCCCGGCGGGCTGCGCGGCCTGGTCTTCGCCGCGCTCATCGCGGCCATCGTCTCCTCGCTGGCCTCGATGATGAACTCGATCTCGACCATCTTCACCATGGACATCTACCGGGCCCTGCGCCCGAACGGGCAGCGGGGCCACTACGTGCTCGTGGGGCGGATCACGGCCTTTGCCGCGATCCTCATCGCCCTGCTGCTCGCCCAGCCCTTCCTCGGCGGGTTCGAGAGCGCCTTCCAGACGATCCAGGAATATACCGGCTTCATCGCGCCCGGCGTGGTGGCGGTCTTCCTGCTCGGCTTCTTCTGGAAGCGCATGAACACGCCGGGCGCGTTCGGCGTCCTGGCCGGATCGGTCGGGCTGTCCTTCGTGTTCTGGCTGATGGCCGGAAACGGCAGCCTGGAGCTGCCCTTCGTGATCCGGATCTGGATCGTCTTCCTGGCGTGCCTGGCCCTGGGCGTGATCGTCTCGCTGATCACTCCGGCCCCGCGCGAGGACCGGCCCGTCGACCTCTCCGGCATCCGCTTCGCCACCACCGGCGGCTTCAACGTCGCCGGCATCGCGATCATCGCCATCCTCGCCCTCATCTACGGAGTGTTCTGGTGA
- the zwf gene encoding glucose-6-phosphate dehydrogenase: MAELVPVQPFDIVIFGATGDLAQGKLLPALFHRWCDGQIPAESRIVAAARDAMSAEEFRALTAARVAPDGTVAERREAFAKFARLIDYVAVDVSDGGSGWGELEAALAGGESKIRLFYLALPPSLYGPVCGAIAKHGLRTASSRIVLEKPIGHDFHSAREINRRVGEVFPEDSIFRIDHYLGKETVQNLLILRFANFLFEPLWNANGIDHVQITVAETVGAGRRASYYDTAGALRDMVQNHLLQLMCLVAMEPPSSLDADPVRTEKLKVLRALKPVTQESVARSVVRGQYRGGVIEGEPVPGYSEELGAKSRTETFVALRAEIGNWRWAGVPFYLRTGKRMAERRSEIIVQFKQVPHDVVAADHGRPHPNRLVIRLQPDEGVKLMLMTKDPGPGGVRLRYVPLNLSFAETFTKDYPDAYERLLMAVVRGNLALFMRGDEVEAAWRWTDRVIAAWQDGQSELYPYAAGTDGPTQAALLLERDGREWFDGFDT, translated from the coding sequence ATGGCCGAACTCGTCCCCGTCCAGCCCTTCGACATCGTCATCTTCGGCGCAACCGGCGATCTGGCGCAGGGCAAGCTCCTGCCCGCGCTGTTCCACCGCTGGTGCGACGGGCAGATCCCGGCCGAGAGCCGGATCGTGGCCGCGGCCCGCGACGCCATGAGCGCCGAGGAGTTCCGCGCGCTCACCGCGGCGCGCGTCGCCCCCGACGGCACCGTCGCGGAGCGCCGCGAGGCCTTCGCGAAATTCGCCAGGCTGATCGACTATGTCGCCGTCGACGTCTCCGACGGGGGCAGCGGCTGGGGCGAACTGGAGGCCGCTCTGGCGGGCGGGGAGTCCAAGATCCGGCTGTTCTATCTCGCCCTGCCGCCCTCGCTCTACGGTCCGGTGTGCGGCGCGATCGCGAAGCACGGCCTTCGCACGGCAAGCTCGCGCATCGTTCTGGAAAAGCCGATCGGGCACGATTTCCACTCCGCACGCGAGATAAACCGGCGCGTCGGCGAGGTCTTCCCCGAGGATTCGATCTTCCGGATCGACCATTATCTCGGCAAGGAGACGGTCCAGAATCTCCTGATCCTGCGCTTTGCCAACTTCCTGTTCGAGCCGCTGTGGAACGCGAACGGGATCGACCATGTCCAGATCACCGTCGCCGAGACGGTCGGAGCCGGCCGGCGCGCCAGCTATTACGACACGGCCGGGGCGCTGCGCGACATGGTGCAGAACCACCTCCTGCAGCTGATGTGCCTGGTCGCGATGGAGCCGCCCTCGAGCCTCGACGCCGATCCGGTGCGCACCGAGAAGCTGAAGGTGCTGCGCGCGCTCAAGCCGGTCACCCAGGAAAGCGTCGCAAGATCCGTCGTGCGCGGTCAGTACAGGGGCGGCGTCATCGAGGGCGAGCCGGTCCCCGGCTATTCCGAGGAACTCGGCGCGAAGAGCCGCACCGAGACCTTCGTCGCCCTGCGCGCCGAGATCGGCAACTGGCGCTGGGCCGGCGTGCCCTTCTACCTGCGCACCGGCAAGCGCATGGCCGAGCGCCGCTCCGAGATCATCGTCCAGTTCAAGCAGGTTCCGCACGACGTCGTCGCGGCCGATCACGGCCGGCCCCATCCCAACCGCCTCGTCATCCGCCTGCAGCCCGACGAGGGGGTCAAGCTCATGCTGATGACCAAGGATCCGGGCCCCGGCGGAGTGCGCCTGCGCTATGTGCCGCTGAACCTCTCCTTCGCGGAGACCTTCACCAAGGACTATCCCGACGCCTACGAGCGCCTGCTGATGGCCGTCGTGCGCGGCAATCTCGCCCTGTTCATGCGCGGCGACGAGGTGGAGGCGGCGTGGCGCTGGACCGACCGGGTCATCGCCGCCTGGCAGGACGGCCAGAGCGAGCTCTACCCTTATGCGGCCGGTACGGACGGGCCGACCCAGGCTGCCCTGCTGCTCGAGCGCGACGGACGGGAATGGTTCGATGGCTTCGATACTTAG
- the pgl gene encoding 6-phosphogluconolactonase, producing MASILSLIGPFTAHADARTMTAQVRQSVTEALAAALRERGRASLAVSGGSTPKALYEALSAAPLDWASVTVVLVDERWVDPGLAGSNETFVRKTLLQGPAAAARFVGLKTPDPTPQAGRDEAERRVAAVPRPFDLAILGLGPDGHTASWFPHAAGLQEAIAARGPLTAAITARQSEVTGPFTERLTLTRAALADARRLILLIKGEDKRRAFETAQGPGRVEDMPVRALIRDERARLETHWCP from the coding sequence ATGGCTTCGATACTTAGCCTCATAGGCCCGTTCACCGCACACGCCGACGCCCGCACGATGACGGCGCAGGTGCGGCAGAGCGTGACCGAGGCCCTCGCCGCGGCGCTGCGCGAGCGCGGACGTGCGAGCCTCGCCGTCTCGGGCGGCTCGACACCGAAGGCGCTGTACGAGGCCCTGTCGGCCGCGCCGCTGGACTGGGCGAGCGTCACGGTCGTCCTCGTCGACGAGCGCTGGGTCGATCCCGGCCTTGCCGGCTCGAACGAGACCTTCGTGAGGAAGACCCTGCTGCAGGGCCCGGCCGCGGCCGCGCGCTTCGTGGGGCTGAAGACCCCCGATCCCACGCCCCAGGCCGGCCGGGACGAGGCCGAACGCCGCGTCGCGGCCGTGCCACGCCCGTTCGATCTCGCTATACTGGGGCTCGGCCCCGACGGGCACACCGCCTCCTGGTTCCCGCACGCGGCAGGGCTGCAGGAGGCGATCGCCGCGCGAGGGCCGCTGACGGCCGCCATCACCGCCCGCCAGAGCGAGGTCACCGGCCCGTTCACCGAGCGCCTCACCCTGACGCGCGCCGCGCTCGCCGATGCCCGGCGCCTCATCCTGCTGATCAAGGGCGAGGACAAGCGCCGCGCCTTCGAGACCGCGCAGGGTCCCGGGCGCGTGGAGGACATGCCGGTGCGCGCCCTGATCCGCGACGAGCGCGCCCGTCTCGAAACCCACTGGTGCCCCTGA